The Brachypodium distachyon strain Bd21 chromosome 4, Brachypodium_distachyon_v3.0, whole genome shotgun sequence nucleotide sequence GAGCTGTCGTCCAGTAGCATCGACAGCGAGACGAGTGGCGATAATTCTCGCCAGACGGCAGCCGTCGTCGATCAGGACGGGATGAGCCTCGCGTTGATGCTCAGCTGCCACAACCACAGGTATATACATACACGTACAAGTGTACTGCAGCTAGAGTGTGGTGGGGTAATTGTTTCTTTGGTTTCAGAAAGTACCATCGTCCATGCAACTCCATATGTACAACATATGCTCCGTGCAAACTAAAAAACACACTAATGTTTCGGGGCGGTCTAGTTCAAGTCAAAGGTATTCAAACGAGTACCAATTATTTTTACCAAATAGGTActtaattcttgtttcaaatttgatcaaaaatgaatgtatttattcctaaaaagtgtctagatacatgtaatatttcgacatgAATTACGGAACGGAGGAAGCAGCATTTTAGCCCCAAAAGTAAATTTATTTTTCGAGATACGCATGCTTTTATTAAATCTCAACATGCAATGGAATACAAGATGTCAGGTGGCCTTAATAGGTGCAAATAGGCTCCACCCTGCCTCAGTTGTCAATTGAACCCAATTCTATGAGTCTAAACTATTACCTGTTTATTCCTCTTGCAGCCGGCCTGATCAATTTAGTCAAGCAAAACAAAGAACAGGCCGATCGGCCATAGTCGGCGGCACAAGTGTAGTCACAATGGTCCTCCCGCCATGGCTCCGCCGCATCAACCAAGATCAATATCATCCAAATCTCACACGAAGCGCATCACAGTACCAACCAAAGTTCAGGGAGCTCACGGGGGAGAACCTCAAGATCATGTGCCACGCTCTCGAGGGCCATGTACCGCCGCGTCACAGGGACAACGTCCCCGGCGTAGCGGGCACCATACTCCGGTGCCGCTCCGGCATGACAAGGAGGCGGTGGTGCCCACCCAACTCGTCAGCGACTTGGTTGCTCTTCCGAGGAAAGGATAGGCGTGGCAAGAAGGCCGTGGCACTGGAGCTCACGAGGCTCGTGTTCTGTACGTACACCGAGTTCGCCTCCAGCGACAGCGACCCCGGACTTAACACCATGAGCAAAGGGAGGTATGCACGGAATAATGGCGCCTATGCCGGGACAAGATTGCTCGAAGCGATCTTGGAAAACCCTCACCGTGTTGTGTTCATCGATGGGATAGACGACCTAGATCACGAGTTGGGGGCCGCGATCAAGAACGTGATTGCGACTGGGAGAATAACGAGATGCAATGGCACTAATGGCGGTCTGGAGGACGCCATCATCGTGCTTTGCTCCGATGGAGTGACGTCGCCTTCCTTGGCTCGGGCAAAGCGACGACGGATCAACAGCAATGGACAACAAAACAACGAGGAATCCCGTCATCATTTCAGTTTGGATTTGAACGCTCCCGCCGAAGATCAGGAATatgttgaggaagaagaagaagacggagAAAAAATGGCTGACAATGATGCTGGGATCATTGGCATCGTGGACGGTGTTTTTCGGTTCGACTAATTTTCAGCGTGAGTTTTAGTTAGTTTTAATTTCGATCTCCTGTATCTGTTTTCCTACATTTAATTTCCCCTTATTTTCTTgtattaaaaaaagagagagaagattTTGTTATGAatgcgacaagcaagaacgaagaacgaagaagaaatcacagcataAAGACgcacggatttaacgtggaaaaccctctcaaacaacgagggAGAAAACCAtgggcgccagccagcgaaatCTCACTATATGAGGAGTGTTTACAATGCCAGGGAGGTTCTACAGATGCAACTCGTGAGAACTCTACCCAAAACGGTGGCTTACAAgaggtatatatagcaggagcatTAGGGCAAGTCAGATCCGTAATGggcacaccggaagttccggatggaggccggaagttccgctaattcttgaatatccggaagttccgcagcaaGTTATGCATTTTCCcgaaaagtaacagagagcaacCGGAGGTTCGGCCagaagttgggccggaacttccggcccctGGGAATTTGTATCATAATccaacaaactccaccttgagacaAATTCCTCCTTAAAAAATTCCTCCTTGTagcatgaacaacaacaactcctaaaacaaagaaaatacttTCGACACCAACAACCACGAGGGGCTAAACAGTTATACCAACTAAGCTTGAGCATAGCTCAACCTTACCAATAGGAACAggctttgtcatcatatcagcagGATTATCATGAGTGCTGATCTTGCATACCTTCAATTTACCATGTGCAACAACATTGCGAACAAAATGGTacttgacatcaatgtgctaGGTTCTGTCATGGAGCATCTGATCCTTAGTAAGGTAAATAGCACTTTGACTGTCGCAAAATAGgttaatgcaagaaacattTTGACAAAGCTCAGCATATAAACTCTTCAACCAAACAGATTCTTTGCAAGTTTCAGCAATAGCCATATATTCTGCTTCGGTTGTACATTGAGCAACAACTGGTTGCAGTGTTGCCTTCCAACTCACAGCACATCCACCTACCGTGAACACATAACCTGTGAGGGATCTCCTCTTATCCAAGTCggcagcaaaatctgaatccacaAAGCCAGCGAGTCCATCATCAGTCTTGCCAAACTTCAAGCAATCATTGGATGTGCCACGGAGGTACCTGAAAATCCACTGAACAGCTTTCCAATGTTCTCTACCGGGATTAGCCATGTAATGGCTGACCAAACTCATAGCATATGATAAatctgttgggaatatgccctagaggcaatcacgtatgatgtaattcccaatgtattcataaagattattaagttgtccttgtttgaacatctgatatgtatcattgaatatgtgatttgattgtggaactatgtattcatgttgttcatactaaattgtccttagtcattaaggttgtgctggacacataatctagactaatgtgaaagttggctgatgactcggttccacttgtcatgggcatggtgatgtcattccagcttacacggactcggctaaagagtttagcgagtcggactgacccatattgagatgcaacgagtaggtcgtcatttgcatgtctcaatcaatgtaatccttagacctgaggttatcgcacaatccgagttgtggatcaccaacttaggttctgtcaaacgttgttccctaacagggcagttataaaggcagagttcgggttgactgagaatcaagctgtgtgatgtggataaccaagatgggattttgcccctccgactggagagatattctctgggccctctcgagtgatatgattcgggaagcatggccatgcgcgactcagttaactgttaaccgggtcgatcgactaagagttagtcggatgaatcgtatatcacggatcgagaagatagttgaactattaaagggatgacgattaatcgcctatagttcgacaaagTATAttgtgaggcaaaagggactaagacgtatgtcacattggaaggtacgtcgtcatgactcgatggtacttgggagtcggcatgttctgctaggagccgctaccgattgatcgattgagagtcggattccaatcgtgtccaagtagccatgagcctgcggggtcacacacttaagagcgggagcaagtatttggtcgggttggacccgaaccggaaatggactgacaatgcgagttggactcgcagagtgAATGGGCCACAAGTactggagcccacttccactcggtatataagcaggggcgtagGATGCCCAAGGGGCACGGTtcgccactctcatgcgttgagaaccctatccccattcagtccaaccgtcgcaccggacctagcagtccgccgccggagctcctcctcgcacgtgtgcataccggcagaggtgctgtacgttcagcacttcgacgatcgcgagattggatcggctggatcggatcgagggactgcactgcatcaaggcgctgcatcgataatccgcaactgcgagtctagtggtaatccttgtggccttctacctcggctagatcttgggagttcgcgtaggaaaagttttgtttatctctacgcgccccttcagtggtatcagagcggtaGCTTCTGGTATTAGGCCCTTGATCGCGCATATGTGATATGCAGTAGGCATTAGATTGGATCTAGTTGTTGTTTTGGTGGTCGGTCTATGAGatagatcggttttgtacaAGATTGATTGGATCAATCATACTCGGGGAAATGGATGATCTGTTGTCCGTGATCATACTGCTAAGGTCGTGGAACGACATACCCCTACCGGTCGGCTTCCGCCATCGGGGTATACTGTGACACGTAAATCCAGTTGCGGTGATCGAAGATCAAAGAGTTTCGTCGAATCGGAACACAGATCGGATCTGGGTAAGATTGTTTTATCCGATGAAGAAATCCATGATCGGAATGCAGATTTGATCGGGACCGCCGGCTTTGCCCTGTCGTAGCGCCTTAGATGTTGTTGCGAGGTTCACAATGCCGGTAGATATCATTTCTATgcataacttgtttttgcaggatgTTGTGAATGGTATGGCTTATGTGCAT carries:
- the LOC106866762 gene encoding protein SMAX1-LIKE 3, giving the protein MYLNVLEIGTFILANLKQKIKKGESSLLLHIYRTISVYLSVALDKDRTNGRTVMPFAITQQQQQRALGADAAAAVRQAAGLARRRGHAQVTPLHVACAIIMSSSSSSAPAGAAGLLLRAAFPLQQRQQHEAAALWLRLDAAVGRLPVRAAAAAPRMMMVPLSNALVAALKRAQASAAQEQDRRSGKAVVVELELLVASILDDPNVDRAVREAGAGILRKQKQEGAVSIVELSSSSIDSETSGDNSRQTAAVVDQDGMSLALMLSCHNHSRPDQFSQAKQRTGRSAIVGGTSVVTMVLPPWLRRINQDQYHPNLTRSASQYQPKFRELTGENLKIMCHALEGHVPPRHRDNVPGVAGTILRCRSGMTRRRWCPPNSSATWLLFRGKDRRGKKAVALELTRLVFCTYTEFASSDSDPGLNTMSKGRYARNNGAYAGTRLLEAILENPHRVVFIDGIDDLDHELGAAIKNVIATGRITRCNGTNGGLEDAIIVLCSDGVTSPSLARAKRRRINSNGQQNNEESRHHFSLDLNAPAEDQEYVEEEEEDGEKMADNDAGIIGIVDGVFRFD